One window of the Equus caballus isolate H_3958 breed thoroughbred chromosome 2, TB-T2T, whole genome shotgun sequence genome contains the following:
- the MECR gene encoding enoyl-[acyl-carrier-protein] reductase, mitochondrial isoform X2: MGGSDVHVKMLAAPVNPADINMIQGNYGILPKLPAVGGNEGVGQVVAVGSSVTGVKPGDWVIPANAGLGTWRTEAVFSKEALIRVPNDIPLQSAATVGVNPCTAYRMLMDFEQLRPGDSVIQNASNSGVGQAVIQIAAALGLRTINVVRDRPDIQKLTDRLKKMGAEHVITEEELRKHEMKNFFKDVPRPRLALNCVGGKSSTELLRHLAPGGTMVTYGGMAKQPVIASVSLFIFKDVKLRGFWLSQWKKDHSPEQFQGLILTLCDLIRQGQLMAPICSELPLQDYQRALETAMQPFVSSKQILTMG, translated from the exons ATGGGCGGATCAGATGTCCATGTGAAGATGCTGGCGGCCCCTGTCAATCCCGCTGACATAAATATGATCCAAG GAAATTACGGCATCCTTCCCAAGCTGCCTGCGGTTGGAGGGAACGAAGGCGTTGGACAGGTGGTAGCTGTGGGCAGCAGTGTGACTGGGGTGAAGCCAGGAGACTGGGTGATCCCAGCAAATGCTGGTTTGG GAACCTGGCGGACCGAGGCTGTGTTCAGCAAGGAGGCACTGATCAGAGTTCCGAATGACATTCCTCTTCAGAGTGCTGCCACCGTGGGCGTCAATCCCTGCACGGCCTACAGGATGTTGATGGACTTTGAGCAGCTGCGGCCAG GGGATTCCGTCATCCAGAATGCGTCCAACAGTGGAGTGGGGCAAGCAGTCATCCAGATCGCGGCAGCCCTGGGCCTGAGGACCATCAATGTGGTCCGAGACAG ACCTGACATCCAGAAGTTGACCGACAGACTGAAGAAAATGGGGGCTGAGCATGTTATCACTGaagaggaattaagaaaacaTGAGATGAAAAACTTCTTTAAG GATGTGCCCCGGCCGCGGCTTGCTCTCAACTGCGTCGGTGGGAAAAGCTCCACAGAGCTGCTGCGACATTTAGC GCCCGGAGGAACCATGGTGACCTACGGGGGGATGGCCAAGCAGCCTGTCATAGCCTCTGTG AGCCTGTTCATTTTTAAGGATGTCAAACTGCGGGGCTTTTGGTTGTCCCAGTGGAAGAAGGACCACAGTCCAG AGCAGTTCCAGGGGCTGATCCTCACGCTGTGCGATCTCATCCGCCAAGGCCAGCTCATGGCCCCCATCTGCTCTGAGCTCCCGCTGCAGGACTACCAGCGTGCCTTGGAAACTGCGATGCAGCCCTTCGTGTCTTCCAAGCAGATTCTCACCATGGGATAA